A window of Garra rufa chromosome 11, GarRuf1.0, whole genome shotgun sequence genomic DNA:
GGCTGCGCAATGGTACAACTACTCCTACTGTTGACTCTGTCTTTTCTGTTTTGAAGCAGCACTTCGGGGACCAGAGCAGTTCAGGTATACCGTTGGCTGACTTCTATTCTGTGAGACCATATCCTAAAGAGGGTGCATGGGATTATTGGATAAGACTAAACAAGGCAGCAGATGTTGCTGAGCAAAGCTTAAGATGGGAAGGCAGAACTCTAGATAACAGAAGCAAAGAGTTAGCAGTTATGTTTATCCGCAACTGTCCTGACAGAGAATTGGCTTTTGTTTTCAAGAGTAAACCTGTACAGTCATGGACTGCATCAGAAGTCCAAGAGCAACTTGATGAGTTGTTGAGAGAACGCAAGTTGAATAATCAAGCTGTCAAACAATTTACCACAGTTGTCTCCGAACCAGAAGTTAACGTGACTCCCTCACCATCTAAATCTGAACAGGGTGCAGGTGCGAATGACGAAAATGCGCTGGACAAAGTCTTAACCTTGCTAGAAAAAGCGTTAGTGTGCAACGCTCAGTCTACGCGGGGCCCCTGGCCTAAACAAACAGGGAATAGAATTCGAGAATGCAGAGTGTGTCGAAGCAGTGAGCACAGCACGACTGCTCATTGTAAAATGTACAACTTGTGTTTCAAGTGTTTTGCAGCTGGACACGTGAGCTACAACTGTGACAGAACTACGTCCAGGGTGGGCTCCGGTCGCCAAACTGAGGTTACACCGCAGGGAAACTAGACAGCTCCCTTCGGGCGGAGGACGAGGTGGGGCTGTGTAGTAATTCCTCTGGTGAGACTGATATTGAGTCAGTTTATTCTTTCTTCTGTGAGAGTATTGGCAAAACGAAAACCGTAATTTTTCAGAACAGCATGCAAGTTGATCAGAGTAGCAGTTTGTTTTATGCTAGTGTGTTATTACAGGACAAAGTTGAACTTCAGGGAATGTTGGACAGTGGCTCCATGGCGACTACTCTGAGTGCTGATGTAGTTCCGCGACTCAGAAGTGCAGGGGTGCTGGACCAGGATATCCTGAGTTCTTCAGATATTGTCTTGGTAGGTTGCGGTGGAAAACAAACTAGTCCTGATGGTGTATGTAACCTGAAGCTTGAAGTCTACGGGGTTAGTTTTAGTGTCCCTGTTCTAATTGTGAGTGGTCAAAAGGACCCAATCATCCTCGGAACTAATGTCCTAAAACCTCTAATAAGTCAGATGAAACGTACAGACCAATTTTGGAAAGTGGTGAATAGACCTGACGCAGCTGTACCGTCCGAGAATAGCCACTTTTTGCGCATGCTTTCATGTGTAGAGAGATGGAGGGGCGATTCAATTCCTGACAAGGTGGGTACGCTGAGGCTGAGGTCATCTGTGACACTGCAGCCTATGAGTGATCACCTTGTCTGGGGTCGTTTGCCTCCAGGGTCAGTACTGTCGGCAGGGAGCACAGTGGTCATCGAACCAAGTACTTCGCGTTGTGTGCATCGGAACGTTTTGGTTGGGAGGGTTGTGTCACCTTTGTGGGGTGATGGCTGGCTTCCGGTAAAGATGATCAACCCGACCAATGCAGAAATTGTGCTGAGGAGAAATGCAAAGGTGGCCGACGTGTATCCTTGTGTTGCTTTGGAGGATCTAGCACAAAGCACAGACATGATGGTTAGTCAAAATTCAGGTGCAGTACGTTCTAATAGGTCGTGTGGTAGTCTGATGACGACTGGCTCTACATCTGCAGCAAGTTCGGTAGGTGACCGTAGGTTGCATGACCTTGGACTGAGCAATCTAAATGTCAGGGACTGTGAAGTATCTTCCTTTTGGCAGAACAAGCTAATTGATCTCGTTGAAAAATATGAAAGTGTGTTTTCCAGGCACAATTTGGACTGTGGCGAAGCGAAGGAGTTTTGTCATCGTATCAGACTTACAGATGACAAGCCCTTTCGTCTTCCATATCGTCGTCTATCTCCCGCACATTACTTGAAGCTCAAAGAGACTTTAGATGAAATGGAGGAAAAAGAAATCATAAGGAAGTCGAGTAGTGAGTTTGCGTCGCCATTGGTCTTGGTGTGGAAGAAAAATGGTGAGTTAAGGATATGCACTGATTTCCGATGGCTAAATGCACGCACAGTGAAGGATGCTCACCCTCTTCCTCACCAAGCCGATGTGCTGGCGGCTTTAGGGGGGAATGCATACTTTAGTACCATGGACCTGACATCCGGGTACTACAACATTCCCTTACACGAAGACGATAAGAAATTCACTGCGTTCTGTTCACCCTTGGGGCTCCACGAGTATAATCGTTTACCCCAAGGATTGTGTAACAGTCCAGCAACATTTATGAGAATGATGTTGACTGTGTTTGGTGACCAGAATTTCTTAAGTCTTTTGTGTTATTTGGACGATTTGTTAGTTTTCGGAAAGACTGAAGAGGAGAGTTTGGAAAGGCTCGAGATGGTGTTTCGGCGTCTGAAAGACCACAATTTGAAACTGTCTCCTTCAAAATGCAGATTTTTGAGGAGGTCAGTAAAATTTTTGGGTCATATCGTGTCTGAAGAAGGGGTCGCCAGTGATCCAGCAAAAATTGAAGCTATTGTGAATATATCTGAGAAAGATTTGATGGAGAATGACGGAGTTACACCATCTGCGAGTAAAATCAGGTCCTTTTTAGGCATGGTGGTGTACTACCagcatttcatagaaaattgcTCTTCAGTGGCCAAGCCCTTGTTTCAGCTTTTGACAGGACAGAAAAGACCTAGGAAGGGGAGAGGAATGAAGCGACTAAAAGGAAGTCGTACTCTCTCTTCAACAGATTGGACTGACGATTGCAAGGCAGCCCTGGAAAATTTGAAGACTGCCTTGGTGAGTCAGGTTTTGCTTGCTCACCCAGATTTTTCGAAGCCGTTTCTGCTGTCTGTGGATGCCTCTACTAGTGGGCTTGGTGCCGTTTTGTCGCAGGTTCAGGAGGGGAGTGCTGTGGCTAGGCCCATTGCGTTTGCGTCGAAATCTTTAAATCATGCACAGTCAAAGTACCCAGCACACAGACTTGAGTTTTTGGCGATGAAGTGGGCTATTAGTGATAAGTTCAGTCATTGGCTCAGGGGACACAGGTTTACTGTGTGGACTGATAATAACCCACTTAAGTACATCCTCACAAAACCCAAGCTGGATGCATGTGAACAGCGGTGGGTAGCGAAATTGTCGCCGTATGATTTTGACATTCAATACATTCCTGGACCGAAAAATGTAGTGGCAGACGCATTGAGCAGGCAACCGTTTGCGACTTCGAAAATTCTGCATAGATTGACTAGAACACCTTACGATGTTTTGCTGCATGAGGCAAAGTCTGTTGCTGTCGAGCAGGTGCAGGATACGTTCCATCTTACATGTGAGCAAAGGCAGTGTGATGGCACTGATGTGGATAGGCTTTCAGAGCATACAAATGGTGGTGAAAATGTGTATGTTGGGTCTACTTACTTTACTGGGACAGTTTCTCGTCAGGATTTGTCAGCTGTTTTTCGATCTCATCGGGACTGGGAGCATGGTGCAGCCATTAGGAGTATGGCGTATGTGCAACACTTGGAGAGCGTGGCGGATGTAGAGCAGAGTCAGCTTCATAGTCTTACTCATGATGAATTGCTGGAAAAGCAGAGTCAGGATCCTGTAATTGAAAGAGTGAAATTCTTTGTAGAGAGGGGAAGACGACCCTCTCGCAGAGAAAAAGTGTTTGAGTCTAAAAGAACTTTAAAAATTCTGCGACAATGGGGTAAACTTGATTTGAGGTTGGGCATTCTTTATAGAATCTCAAAGAATCCGGTGTCTAAGAAAAAGACTTATCAATTTGTGGTGCCAACAGCTCTCCGGAGTACTGTTTTGAAGGGTGTGCATGATAATGCTGGCCACCAAGGTCAGCATCGCACCCTCTGGTTGGCTAGACAACGGTTCTTCTGGGAGTCTATGGAGGAAGACATAAAGAAATACGTTAATGAGTGTGAGAGGTGCGTTTTGAGTAAACGACCTGAGCCAGAGGCGAGGGCTCCACTCGTATCAATTCAGACAACTGCCCCACTAGAAATGGTGTGCCTTGACTTCTGGTCAGCGGAAGATGCAAACAATAAGTCGGTCGATGTGTTAGTGGTCACTGACCATTTTACTAAGTTTTCTTGCGCGTATGTGTGTCCGAACCAAACTGCAGAAGCAGTTGCCCGTGTCTTATGGAACAAGTTTTTCTGCATTTATGGGTTCCCGGGTCGCATACATTCCGACAGAGGTGCGAACTTTGAGAGCTCGTTGATGGTTGAGCTATTGAGATTGTCTGGTGTGAGAAAATCACACACAACTCCATATCATCCCATGGGGAACGGACAAACTGAGAGATTTAACCGTACCCTGGGTGATATGATCCGTTCACTTCCTCCGAGATCCAAAGTTAAATGGCCACAGATGCTAAATACTCTTACTTTCGCGTACAATTGTACAAGACATGAAACCACTGGGTGTCCACCGTTTTTCTTGATGTTCGGACGAACACCAAGATTACCAGTGGATGTCCTGTTCGAAAGCGTCATCTTGGATCATGAAACTGTTGATGTTCATAAGTAcgttcagtcacttaagaaagactTGAGGGAAGCAATGTCAATCGCACAAGAACATGCCAAACGGCAACAGACTAAACAAGCTGAGTATTATGACCGAAAAGGGAAAGGGCATTCTCTTGAGTTGGGTGACAGAGTGCTTCTTGCTAATAAGGGGGAACGTGGAAAAAGAAAGTTAGCAGATCGATGGGAGAGGGTAGTATATGTTGTTGTGGGTAAAAGTGACACTTTGAACACGTATAAAATAAGAAATCCTGGGACAGGTCAAATCAAGACTGTACATCGTAATCTGTTGATGCCTGTTAACTTCCTGCCAGTGCCTGCTTGGAATGAAGGCAGTGATAGTGGTGACAGTGTTGAGAATTCCACTGTCTGTGCTTCTTGTGAAGAAGACAATCAAACTCAGAGTGAAGATCGTACAACTCGTTGGGTGGCCGATCTTAATGATGCCTCGAATGTGACGAGGAATGAGTCTCTTGAGTGTTTCAACGTTGATCTGAGTGATGCAACTGATGACATGGTTGCGGAATTTGACACTAAGATGGACAGAGAATCTGTGTGTAAGAGAAATTCTGGCAACTTACCCAGTTCAGTTCTGTCAGTATGTTCAATGGTGTCTGATGATTCTTCTGTATGTGATGAGTGTGCTTCCAAAGTTGATGAGCCTAATAATCCATCTGTCACAGAAACTCCTATGTCAAGTGTGCAAGAACAGACGAATGAAAGAGAATCAAATGGTCAAGAAGGTTTAAGGTCAAGATTTGGAAGGCTCATTAGACCAGTAAACAGGCTTATACAGTCAATGTCTACACAGAGAGTACACGCAATTCATGAAATTTAAAGTGCTGAACGAAAACTAAGTGATGTTACATTGTttgaaggtattttttttttggtttgtttttgtttttcttggcTACATATTTTGTATAATGTACATTTACGGGTACAATTCTGAATGTCATGTATTGAACTATGTAAAAGGCATAGTTTTCTATAGGTAATTTGGGGATTAGCTACCCCTGGGTTACCTTAATCTCGAAAGAGATAGTTGAAAGCTGATCGGATCTAATGTGATCTCAGAACATGTGACATTGTTAACTTGCAAAGTTTTTATACGTGATTCATAATCTGGTGTAAAACAGTGGGGGTGGATGTAGCAGGGATATGTTGTTACACcagattattcattttatttatttatagtattttattttattccttattattatttgttatggggtattttattttgaaagacgATTGTGAGCTCTTATTAAAGGTAGTAATCACAGTATGCACGTCGGCTGACGTCATACGTAAGTGAGCGAAGAAAATTGAGGTGCAATCTAAGTTCGTCCTCTTTCCGGCGATGCTGTTAGTGGAGAGAGGTACGATCTCGCGAGCTCTGTTTATTTCACGTTTTAGTATGTTTCATAAGTGTTCACTTCATGTTTAAACGATAAAATATGCAAAAGTATTCAGTCTAATGTTATATCAAACTGTTCGTTTGAGTTATCAGTGTGTTAAATGAAGTTTATAAGTTTAATTAGTGGGTGAACAGCGAACTATACAAAATGGCGGCGCCGTGTCTGTATCGTGTGCGAGACGTGTGTATCATGTGCGAGGGATGTGTTAGCGGCTAGTGCCGCGCTTAtgatatgaataaatatatacatgtaatataaaaatagctatataaagatatatatatatatatatatatatatatatatatatatatatatatatgagatatATGTATATGATTATAATGAGATCTATTGTATTATAAAGATAACGAATCCTATATTAAGAAGTGAAAGTATATGTGCTTTAATGATTAACTACCTGTTGCATTTAACATGCACTTTGTGGTCAACAGGCAAAGGCAAAACGAGCAACGCTGATTGtgcctgtgtctgtgtgtgttttgtttacatATACAGGTATGTTAATTGATGTAAAATATGACTGTACAAAAATGTATACGAATTTCACtttatattattgttaaatataatTGCTATTATTGTTTatactattatattaatatactatatatgatattataatattattatatataatgtaaatgtgtgttgtaaatgtgtgtatgtgtaaatgTTATGATTGGTGCCTGCTCTTTCCGGCGATGCTGTTAGTGGAGAGAGGCAAAGGCAAAACGAGCAACGCTGATTGtgcctgtgtctgtgtgtgttttgtttacatATACAGGCACTACAATTAAATCACCCGCATCAAACCAGTTTGTGTGGACAGtcctttattctaaaaaaaaaaaattacacaacgCAGAGGGACAACCGCTACACTTGGATGCTGGATGACGAGCGGCCAGTTTAAACCCCTACCTCAGGTTATCATGGAACTGACACCAGACCAGCAGAATAGACTCTATGAAGATATTCTAGCCATTCTAGGCTCAATAACATGGACTGATGTTGCACAGCTGACTGCCCTTGTAATGGGGAACGCCTCACTACAGCAGCAAGTGACTGCTGCTCTTTTGAGCTATGTACAGAAGGAACTTCAAGCTGAAGTGCATTATGTAGACTGACTTAAGCTCATTTTTAATGAGAAACAACATTTCAAACCTTATAATCATGTGCCATACGGGTTGTTGGATTGGATGCTCAAGTACTGTAGTTGAAACTGGCATACAGCATATTAGTACTGTagtactatttaaaaatgttttaacttTTTATGGTACGTTTAAATCTATTGAACCTTGTTTTCACCACAGGATAAAACTaaggtaattgtgatttttttttttttaaatctcacaattttgacatttccTTAAATtctttttgagtttttttttgacaattctgactttcttcttgcattgtgagatgaaaactcgGAATTCTGAAGTGAAAAAATTGCATCGTACAATTctatttttcccctcagaattctgagtttacatctcatagttataactcagaattctgaggagaaaatagaattgtaagatgtaaaatcagaattttgaggggaaaataagaaaattgtgagatgtaaacttagaattctaagGGGGGGAAgtagaattgtgacatataaacttagaattttgaggggaaaaatagaattgtaagatgtaaacttagaattctaagGGGGGGAAgtagaattgtgacatataaacttagaattttaaggggaaaaaattgaatataaatgagatatgagatataaatgcagaattctggggaaattttttttattgtctgATGTCAACTGAGGGGGAGAAAAATAACTTCTCACATTTAAATctatttttcccctcagaattctgtgtttacattaaaatagaactgtaagatgtaaactcagaatattCTGATGGGGAAAACAAGATTTGtatgatgtaaactcagaattctgagtggAGAAatataattgtgagatgtaattttagaattctgaggggaaaaacagaattgtgaaatgtaaactcaaaattctgaggggaaaaataaaatttgtgaaatgtaaactcagaattctgagaagaaaaatagaattgtgaaatgtaaactcaaaattctgaggggaaaaatagaattgtgaaatgtaaactcaaaattctgaggggaaaaaataaaattgtgagatgtaaatttagaattctgattttgaaaatagaattgtgagatgtaaactcagaattctgaaggGGAAAATAGacttgtgaaatgtaaactcaaaattctgagagaaaaaaatagaattatgagatgcaaactcagaattttgaggggaaacagaattgtgagatgtaaactcagaattctaagggGACAAaatagaattgtgacatataaactcagaattgtgagatgtaaactgaattctaaggggaaaaaagaattgtgaaatgtaaactcagaattgtgaggtttatGTAAACTGATTTGTGAGattcgcaattgtgaaaaaaaaagtcaaagttgtGAGATAAAGGTGCAGcttaattctcacaattacaatttCCCCCTAAACGCAGTTGagtttttcatgcaattctaagaaaaaagtcaaaatattacatggagaaaaaaaaactgaattctgaggaaaaaagtcagaattgtgaaatgtaaactagtaattacgagaaaaaaaaatcctgaattatgagataaagattGTGACTGAAGATTGTTTATTCTATGGCAGAAACAAGTTTCCTTATGAATCTGACAAGCACTGAATATTGTTTGCAATAATATCATGACATAACGTGTGGTTGTTTTCAGAACACTTAGGAAGATTATGCATTATAGAACAAATGTGAATGATATTGTTGAATCAAtgcctttttaaaaatatgtaattaaacttttctttttgactgatagaactttgtttgttcatttataaCCAAGAAGAGGCCCACTCAAAAGCTTTAAAAACAGATGTTGGttgctttaaaatatatatttattaatagttAAGATTTGGCCAGACACATTAAAACCATACAGAGAAAATGTCCACCGTTTATCCAACAATTACAGTTTCCTCATCAGGAAATTCATAATAAGGCACCTCCAAATTAAGAGGTGCGGGTCCCTTTCTGATCCTTCCCGAAGCATCATAATGTGACCCGTGGCAGGGACAATAGTACCCGCCGTAATCACCGGCATTTGCGATCGGGACACAGCCGAGATGAGTGCAGACACCAATGACGATGACCCAGGTGGGGTTGGTGACGCGATCCTTATCATGCTGGGGGTCCCGGAGCTCCGACAGATCGACTGCCTCCTCAGCTGCGATCTCTTTCTCTGTTCTGTGACGAACAAACAAAGGCTTGCCTCTCCACTTGAAGGTCATGTTTTTCCCCTCTGGGATGTCGGACAGCTTGATCTCGATTTTAGACAAGGCCAGGACGTCGGCAGAAGCACTCATTGAGGACACAAACTGGGTCACGACTGTTTTGGCAGCGTAGACACCCACCATAACAGTAGATCCAGTCACCAGGTAAGAGAAGGCCCGTCTGGCATCGCCGCTGTCCTGAGAGGACTTTTTAGGATCCACCACCTCAACACGCCGATAGTCGGAGAAGTCAGGGATTTTGATGTCGGTGTGAGCAAAACGTGCTCCAAAAGGGCCTGAAAAGGATATGAAACAGtcatttcacagaaaaaaaatggttTATGCTAAAATATAATTCTTTCCATAGAAAACGATGCAATGAACAGGCAATGTCCCTTCTATTTTCATTCTAtctatataaaacatatatatgagtcaaaagtttttgaacaggaaggcttttactgtttttgtttttaaagaagtctcttttgctcacaaatcctgcatttatttgatctacactaaaattttaaaatatttgatcTAACATAACtgctttattttaaatatttgaaaatgtaatttatctatgcgattttcagcatcatttctccattcttcagtgtcacatgattcttcagaaatcattctcatatgctaatttgttcaagaaacatgttttattattattaacaaatacattttaaacagttacagtaaattttttcaggattctttggcaaatagaaaaatccaaagaacagcatttatctgaaataaaacgcttttgtaacattatacactatactattcaaaggCTTggggtcagtataattttttggggaaagaaatgatagaaattaatacttttatttagcaagaatgctttaaattaatcaaaagtgattttgaagacatttataatgttacaaaagatttctattgcagataaatgctgttcttctgaactttctattcatcaaagaaaactgaaaaattctgctcagctgtttcaacataatattaataataataaatgttttttgagcagcaaatcagaatattaaaatgatttctgaaggatcatgtgactgaagtaatgatgctgattgAAATCAgaagaatacattacattttaaaaatattcaaatagaaaccagttattttaaatagtaaaaatatttcagaattttactgtttttactgtactttaaatcaaatagatgcaggcttgattagcagaagagactatttaaaaaacaacttttgactggtagtgtactagcTTCTAATTAGATTACTGTACTAATTTGTATACTAAttgaaaagtaattaattacttattACAATTAACAATAAAGGATAGACATGCAACTCCTGCtaattcttttaaataaatatgataaaactagaTAAATTATTCTTGAACTGACCAAATAATTTTAAAGGGACAAGGTTACATTAAAAACACACTTTTTATTGATGTTGAATTCACTCTTATCTTACATATAATTATTCTATATAGTAGTAATACAATATCACATAAGTAACTAATTGCAGAAAATTAAAAGTAATCCGTTACTTTACTTTTTCAAGGAAAAGGTCATTAAGTTACAGTAGTTAATTACTAGATAATCTATTACACCCAATACTGGTCTAGAATATCAAGAGCACAGCCTGAATACCACAGAATATCAATATTGAACAGCCTGTCAGATGATGATATGTCCACGTTATTTTGTCACCTACCGCTCACAGCAGACTTCATCAGCACTTCTGTGTTCACTGCTCCGGAAAATAATGCTTTCAACGGACCACATGCCTGCAGGTAAGGGGA
This region includes:
- the LOC141345735 gene encoding cytochrome b-c1 complex subunit Rieske, mitochondrial-like, with the translated sequence MMSLPARLGALSPYLQACGPLKALFSGAVNTEVLMKSAVSGPFGARFAHTDIKIPDFSDYRRVEVVDPKKSSQDSGDARRAFSYLVTGSTVMVGVYAAKTVVTQFVSSMSASADVLALSKIEIKLSDIPEGKNMTFKWRGKPLFVRHRTEKEIAAEEAVDLSELRDPQHDKDRVTNPTWVIVIGVCTHLGCVPIANAGDYGGYYCPCHGSHYDASGRIRKGPAPLNLEVPYYEFPDEETVIVG
- the LOC141345998 gene encoding protein C19orf12 homolog, with the translated sequence MPPHVDDVMKLCCELSANQQVKTAVKQSGKGAAAAGGLAFAGGLIGGPLGIAVGGAVGGLLGCWMTSGQFKPLPQVIMELTPDQQNRLYEDILAILGSITWTDVAQLTALVMGNASLQQQVTAALLSYVQKELQAEVHYVD